In Cupriavidus basilensis, one genomic interval encodes:
- a CDS encoding (2Fe-2S)-binding protein: MILDVNHQPVSVECDPATPLLWVLRDHLNLTGTKFGCGVAACGACTVHLDGTAVRSCVLPVAAVAGKRITTIEGLASAPGKRHALQQAWIDEQVPQCGYCQSGMLMAAADLLARQPDPSDADIDVAITNLCRCGTYPRVRTAIKRAAKALREGHA; this comes from the coding sequence ATGATTCTGGACGTGAACCACCAGCCGGTCAGCGTTGAATGCGACCCTGCCACCCCCTTGCTGTGGGTGCTGCGGGACCACCTGAACCTGACAGGGACGAAGTTCGGCTGCGGCGTCGCGGCTTGCGGCGCGTGTACCGTGCATCTGGATGGCACGGCGGTGCGGTCCTGCGTCCTGCCCGTGGCGGCGGTGGCCGGCAAGCGCATCACCACGATCGAAGGGCTGGCCAGCGCACCGGGCAAGCGCCACGCGCTACAGCAGGCCTGGATTGACGAACAGGTGCCGCAATGTGGCTACTGCCAGTCGGGCATGCTGATGGCGGCGGCGGACCTGCTGGCCCGGCAGCCAGACCCTAGTGATGCCGACATCGATGTGGCCATCACCAACCTGTGCCGCTGCGGCACCTATCCGCGCGTGCGTACCGCCATCAAACGTGCCGCGAAGGCGCTGCGCGAGGGCCACGCATGA
- a CDS encoding acetoacetate decarboxylase (ADC) has protein sequence MKISNLAAAGVIMSVFLNPAWADETSETRQTESTTISIAGHEVPVVKGGLYDRYRSNPPLSVIASEAPDVDLSWFKELRKETVNIGFESHSPNFYYKNSRVTVIFTADLNKLRELMPAQVLEKVQPLQVWPGRGLVALTAYAYDYCDNDSYNEIGLSVITNRPGSANLGPLTLMRQAMSNDFWGYVLKLPVNTELARVRGVVGYNLPKWLTGINYRETDESVVVEIFDSETGKVDVTIEARRLDDLSKKISTVTNSFTNVDQQGRLTTGYAISRQLSHASSTSAEAVSLSLTEGSLSTFIKSLELGKMLKYEYVPEFQSALYAPKPL, from the coding sequence ATGAAAATCAGCAATCTTGCTGCAGCAGGGGTAATCATGAGTGTCTTCTTGAATCCTGCATGGGCCGATGAGACATCGGAAACCAGGCAAACCGAAAGCACAACAATCAGCATCGCCGGCCATGAGGTCCCTGTGGTCAAAGGCGGGCTGTATGACCGCTATCGCTCCAATCCTCCGCTTTCCGTCATTGCGTCCGAAGCGCCAGACGTTGACTTGAGTTGGTTCAAAGAACTCAGGAAGGAGACAGTGAATATCGGCTTTGAATCCCATTCGCCCAACTTCTACTACAAGAACAGCAGGGTGACGGTCATCTTCACCGCCGACTTGAACAAGCTTCGGGAATTGATGCCTGCCCAAGTCCTGGAGAAGGTTCAACCGCTCCAGGTCTGGCCGGGCAGGGGCCTTGTCGCACTCACCGCTTACGCCTATGACTATTGCGACAACGACAGCTACAACGAGATTGGTCTCTCCGTCATCACGAATCGGCCGGGTAGCGCCAATCTCGGGCCGCTGACCTTGATGCGTCAGGCGATGTCGAACGACTTCTGGGGCTACGTACTGAAGCTTCCGGTCAATACCGAGCTTGCCAGGGTACGGGGTGTTGTTGGCTACAATCTACCCAAGTGGCTGACGGGCATTAACTACCGGGAAACCGACGAGTCAGTTGTCGTCGAGATCTTTGACAGCGAGACGGGCAAGGTCGATGTCACCATCGAAGCCAGGAGGCTGGACGATCTTTCAAAAAAGATCTCCACGGTGACCAATAGCTTTACAAATGTCGATCAGCAAGGGCGATTAACCACGGGTTATGCGATTTCCCGTCAGCTCAGTCATGCCTCCAGCACAAGTGCGGAGGCGGTGAGCCTCAGCCTGACAGAAGGAAGTCTATCGACGTTCATTAAGTCCCTGGAGCTAGGCAAGATGCTCAAGTACGAGTACGTGCCCGAATTCCAAAGCGCGCTGTATGCCCCCAAGCCGCTGTAA
- a CDS encoding NADH:flavin oxidoreductase/NADH oxidase family protein produces the protein MNVFDKLTLRNGSIVPNRIAKAAMEENMADADHAPSEALMRLYEAWAEGGAGLLMTGNVMVDSRAMTGPGGVVLEDARHLDRFRRWARVGRSKGAQFWLQINHPGRQMPANLGQPTWAPSAVSMNLGNMSRHFNTPQAMTQEVIEDVIQRFARTAQLGEQAGFTGVEIHAAHGYLLSQFLSPLSNQRTDAWGGPLENRARLLFEIIKAVRAVVSPGFAVAVKLNSADFQRGGFSADDARQVVMMLNALAVDLVELSGGSYEAPAMQGEARDGSTLAREAYFVEFARDIRTVAEMPVMVTGGIRRRPVAEQVVRSGVDMVGIGTALAIDPNLPRDWRAGKDSAPALLPISWKNKPLAALANMAAVKFQLRQLSRGKATDPRVSPLRALILQQVSNACRVRQYRRWVAQRVHA, from the coding sequence ATGAACGTGTTCGACAAGTTGACCCTTCGTAACGGTTCAATCGTTCCGAATCGCATCGCCAAAGCCGCCATGGAAGAGAACATGGCGGACGCTGACCACGCACCCTCCGAGGCGCTGATGCGCCTGTACGAGGCCTGGGCAGAGGGGGGGGCCGGCCTGCTGATGACCGGCAATGTGATGGTGGACAGCCGTGCCATGACGGGGCCCGGCGGCGTCGTGCTGGAAGACGCCAGGCACCTGGACCGGTTCAGGCGCTGGGCACGGGTCGGCCGGTCCAAGGGGGCGCAGTTCTGGCTGCAGATCAACCATCCCGGCCGCCAGATGCCTGCCAATCTGGGGCAGCCCACCTGGGCTCCCTCCGCCGTGTCAATGAACCTGGGCAATATGTCCAGGCACTTCAACACGCCGCAGGCGATGACGCAGGAGGTGATCGAGGACGTGATCCAGCGCTTTGCCCGTACGGCGCAACTGGGGGAACAGGCAGGTTTCACGGGCGTCGAAATTCACGCGGCGCACGGCTACCTGCTGAGCCAGTTCCTCTCGCCGTTGAGCAACCAAAGAACAGATGCGTGGGGTGGCCCGCTGGAAAACCGCGCTCGCTTGCTCTTTGAGATCATCAAGGCCGTACGCGCCGTGGTCTCGCCCGGATTCGCCGTTGCCGTCAAGCTGAACTCTGCCGACTTCCAGCGTGGCGGCTTCAGCGCGGATGACGCCCGCCAGGTTGTGATGATGCTCAACGCGCTTGCCGTTGACCTGGTCGAGTTGTCGGGAGGCAGCTATGAGGCCCCGGCCATGCAGGGTGAAGCCCGCGACGGCAGCACGCTCGCCCGCGAGGCCTACTTTGTCGAGTTCGCCCGCGACATCCGCACGGTGGCGGAGATGCCAGTGATGGTCACAGGCGGCATCCGCCGTCGGCCGGTGGCCGAGCAAGTGGTCAGGAGCGGCGTGGACATGGTTGGCATCGGTACCGCCCTGGCCATTGACCCCAATCTGCCGCGCGACTGGCGCGCTGGCAAAGACAGTGCGCCTGCGTTGCTGCCGATCAGTTGGAAGAACAAGCCGCTGGCCGCATTGGCCAACATGGCGGCAGTCAAGTTTCAACTGCGCCAGCTAAGCCGAGGCAAGGCCACGGATCCCAGGGTGTCACCACTGCGTGCGCTGATCCTGCAACAGGTGTCCAACGCATGCCGCGTCCGCCAATACCGGCGCTGGGTGGCGCAGCGCGTCCATGCCTGA
- a CDS encoding MerR family transcriptional regulator has protein sequence MKIGELAERTGLAPSRIRFYEGIGLLKVERQPNGYRTYPPQAVLVLELIATAQQAGFSLDEIRTLLPPDLARWEHGSLIETLRSKVQDIEALERRLAQSKAHLVALLAQIEAKPEEIDCATNAGRVLSWIRSGELESPALATGDVTTLRKASRRRSGRTG, from the coding sequence ATGAAGATCGGGGAACTGGCGGAGCGCACTGGCCTTGCCCCGTCGCGCATCCGCTTTTACGAAGGCATCGGCCTGTTGAAGGTCGAGCGTCAGCCGAACGGCTACCGGACCTATCCACCTCAGGCGGTGCTGGTGCTCGAGCTGATCGCGACTGCGCAGCAGGCCGGCTTTAGTCTGGACGAGATTCGTACGCTGCTACCGCCCGACCTGGCGCGCTGGGAGCATGGCTCGTTGATTGAAACGCTCCGCAGCAAGGTGCAGGACATCGAGGCGCTGGAGAGGCGGCTTGCGCAGAGCAAGGCGCACCTCGTCGCACTCCTGGCGCAGATCGAGGCGAAACCTGAGGAAATTGACTGTGCTACCAATGCGGGCAGGGTGTTGTCGTGGATACGATCCGGGGAATTGGAAAGCCCAGCCCTGGCGACCGGCGATGTCACTACCCTTCGCAAGGCGAGCCGGCGCCGGTCAGGCAGGACTGGCTGA
- a CDS encoding saccharopine dehydrogenase family protein → MTAPDYDVVVFGATSFVGQILTRYLAEYLSAQAETLRWAIAGRSEAKLEDVRRSLGAAGQSLPIIVADAANEAQLQALCAQTRVVVSTVGPYALYGEPLIKVCAQSGTDYCDLTGETQWIKRMIEKYEATAQQSGARIVHCCGFDSVPSDMGVYFLQRQAMRHFGAPAAHVKMRVKTLKGGASGGTVASMINVVKEAAADPSLRKELVNPYALCPTGHSLTARQHYVSAAEFDTDFDAWIAPFVMAAINERVVHRSNALSGKAYGNSFTYDEAMLTGVGFRGRLTALTIVAGLGAFLAGAVVSPIRAVMERFLLPKPGEGPSPAAQLAGRYDLRFLGRTAGGQTLRVKVTGDRDPGYGSTSKILGQAAASLALDHVKNGIKIGRGGGFWTPATMFDERFIDRLTRHAGLRFEVI, encoded by the coding sequence ATGACCGCCCCAGACTATGACGTCGTCGTCTTTGGCGCCACCAGCTTTGTTGGCCAGATCCTGACGCGATACCTGGCGGAATACCTCTCGGCTCAGGCTGAAACCTTGCGCTGGGCCATTGCGGGCCGATCCGAAGCGAAGCTTGAGGACGTCAGGCGCTCGCTGGGCGCGGCGGGGCAATCCCTGCCCATCATCGTGGCGGACGCTGCGAACGAAGCCCAGTTGCAGGCCCTGTGCGCGCAGACCCGGGTGGTGGTGTCCACCGTCGGCCCCTACGCGCTGTATGGCGAACCGCTGATCAAGGTATGCGCGCAAAGTGGCACGGACTACTGCGACCTCACGGGCGAGACCCAGTGGATCAAACGGATGATCGAGAAATATGAGGCCACGGCCCAGCAATCGGGGGCGCGCATCGTGCATTGCTGCGGCTTCGATTCGGTGCCCTCCGACATGGGCGTCTATTTCTTGCAACGACAGGCGATGCGGCATTTTGGTGCCCCGGCCGCCCACGTCAAGATGCGCGTCAAGACACTCAAGGGCGGCGCTTCAGGCGGCACGGTGGCCAGCATGATCAACGTGGTCAAGGAGGCCGCTGCCGATCCTTCCTTGCGCAAGGAGCTGGTCAACCCCTATGCGCTTTGCCCCACAGGCCACAGTCTCACGGCGCGCCAGCACTACGTTAGCGCCGCTGAATTCGATACCGACTTCGATGCCTGGATAGCCCCCTTCGTCATGGCGGCGATCAATGAGCGCGTGGTTCACCGCTCCAACGCTTTGTCCGGTAAGGCCTATGGCAACTCGTTCACGTATGACGAAGCGATGCTGACGGGGGTGGGTTTCAGAGGCCGCTTGACTGCACTGACGATCGTGGCGGGTCTCGGTGCGTTCCTGGCGGGAGCCGTCGTCAGCCCCATACGTGCCGTGATGGAGCGCTTCTTGTTGCCCAAGCCCGGTGAAGGGCCAAGCCCTGCGGCACAGCTGGCCGGTCGCTACGATCTGCGCTTCCTGGGTCGAACCGCAGGGGGCCAGACCTTACGTGTGAAAGTCACGGGCGATCGCGATCCGGGTTATGGTTCCACCAGCAAGATACTTGGCCAGGCGGCGGCCAGCCTGGCACTGGATCACGTTAAGAACGGCATCAAGATCGGGCGCGGTGGCGGCTTCTGGACACCGGCGACGATGTTCGACGAGCGCTTTATCGACCGCCTGACGCGCCATGCTGGTTTGCGCTTCGAGGTGATATGA